The genomic region ACGGGACCTTCGTGCTCGAAACCCTCTCGACCGAGAAGCTCCCGCCCCTCGACGGCACCCCCTGGCGCCTCCTGCGCTCGCGCACCTACGGCGAGTCCGGCGTCCATTACCTCCTCGCCGCATGAGGGTGCTGCGTTTCTTCTACAACCTCGCCTATCCCATTGCGCTCGTCGTGATGCTGCCGTGGCTGATCCGGCGAATGGTTCAGCGCGGCAAATACCGCCACAAGTTCGGCCAGCGCTTTGCGATCTACTCCGGCCGGGTGCGCGTCCGTTTCCGCAAGGGCGGCCGCACCTGGGTGCACGCCGTCAGCGTCGGCGAAGTCCTCATCGCGATGAAGCTCATTCGCCGCATGCGGGAACGCGAGCCCGACCGCTGCTTCGTCCTCTCCACCACGACCTCCACCGGCTTTGCCGTCGCGAACGAGCAGCGCAGCGACTGGCTCGAGCCGATCTACAACCCTCTCGACTTCTTCCTCTTCACGCGTCGCGCACTCAACCTCGTCCGGCCGGATCAGATCATCCTCGTCGAGGCGGAAGTCTGGCCGAACCTCGTCGCCCAGGCCCGCGCCCGGCGCATCCCGATCGCCCTCGTGAACGCCCGCCTCTCGCCGCGCTCGGAATCCCGTTTCCGCACCTTTCGCGCGTTCACCGGCCCAATCTTCAATCAGCTCGATGCCATCTGCGTGCAGGAACCCGAGGATGTCGCCCGCTGGGAAAGCCTCGGCGTGAATCGCTCCCGCATCGTTCACACCGGCAGCATCAAGTTCGACGACGCCTCCGGCTCCGCCCGCGAGCCCCGCGACTTCCTCCCGATTCTCGCCGGCCTCGGCATCCCCGCGGGCGCGCCGGTCCTCCTCGGCGCCAGCACCCACAAGGGCGAGGAAGCCCTCCTCGGTCGCGTCTATCAGACGCTCAAGCAAGAGCTCCCCACCCTCGTCTTCGTCTCCGTGCCCCGCCATGCGGAGCGCGCCGCGGAAGTCCGCGCCGACCTCGAAGCGCTCGGGATGAACGTCGTCAGCCGCTCCGAGATCCG from Chthoniobacterales bacterium harbors:
- a CDS encoding 3-deoxy-D-manno-octulosonic acid transferase — its product is MRVLRFFYNLAYPIALVVMLPWLIRRMVQRGKYRHKFGQRFAIYSGRVRVRFRKGGRTWVHAVSVGEVLIAMKLIRRMREREPDRCFVLSTTTSTGFAVANEQRSDWLEPIYNPLDFFLFTRRALNLVRPDQIILVEAEVWPNLVAQARARRIPIALVNARLSPRSESRFRTFRAFTGPIFNQLDAICVQEPEDVARWESLGVNRSRIVHTGSIKFDDASGSAREPRDFLPILAGLGIPAGAPVLLGASTHKGEEALLGRVYQTLKQELPTLVFVSVPRHAERAAEVRADLEALGMNVVSRSEIRNPEFKIQDSPDVLLVDTTGELRDWYACATVVVVGKSFLAKGGQNPAEPLVAGRPVVFGPHMQNFAILVHGLVLAGGAVQVPDEAALVSALTSLLEDAPAREKIVTKGQQVIASHRGATDRTCEVLAGLRR